One Alkaliphilus sp. B6464 genomic window carries:
- the ispH gene encoding 4-hydroxy-3-methylbut-2-enyl diphosphate reductase produces the protein MKVILAEHLGFCFGVAKAVNAAFEKANNNTNNENLYALGPLIHNTAVVYALEEKGVKTIEGLEEVESGTVLIRSHGVSKEIYSILEQKKINVLDNTCPFVKKIQQIVSDYEQQGYAVAIIGNKKHPEVIGVNGWANYKSFIIQELEDAQLMPMVDKLCIVVQTTMEREKYNILKEELYNKAKVVEVFDTICNATKDRQESARELAQKVDAILVIGGYHSSNTQKLVEVCKSQQPSATYHIETARDIPMDQIAKHEVIGITAGASTPQWIIDEVIQALDHI, from the coding sequence ATGAAAGTAATCTTGGCAGAGCACTTAGGATTTTGTTTTGGGGTAGCAAAGGCTGTTAATGCTGCATTTGAAAAAGCTAATAATAATACTAACAATGAAAATCTATACGCATTAGGTCCACTTATACATAATACAGCTGTAGTATATGCTCTAGAAGAAAAAGGCGTTAAGACTATTGAAGGCTTAGAAGAAGTGGAAAGTGGAACTGTTCTGATTCGCTCTCATGGGGTATCTAAGGAAATCTATTCTATACTAGAACAGAAAAAAATAAATGTATTAGATAATACATGTCCATTCGTAAAAAAAATTCAGCAGATTGTAAGCGATTATGAGCAGCAAGGATATGCTGTTGCTATTATAGGTAACAAGAAGCATCCAGAGGTGATTGGAGTAAATGGCTGGGCCAATTATAAGTCATTTATTATACAGGAACTAGAAGATGCTCAGCTTATGCCTATGGTGGATAAACTTTGTATTGTTGTCCAAACAACTATGGAAAGAGAAAAATATAATATCTTAAAAGAGGAATTATATAATAAAGCAAAAGTAGTAGAGGTATTTGATACTATTTGTAATGCTACTAAAGACAGACAAGAATCAGCCCGGGAATTAGCTCAAAAAGTAGATGCCATATTAGTAATAGGAGGATACCATAGCTCTAATACTCAGAAGCTAGTGGAAGTTTGTAAAAGTCAGCAACCAAGCGCTACCTATCATATTGAGACGGCAAGGGATATACCGATGGATCAAATAGCTAAGCATGAAGTAATCGGAATTACAGCAGGCGCTTCAACACCTCAGTGGATTATAGATGAAGTAATACAAGCACTAGATCATATATAA
- a CDS encoding DUF2442 domain-containing protein — MYLAITDVKPLSDYQLLLTFENGEKRIFDMKPYLNKGIFKELKDKEKFRSVRVSFDSIEWSNQADIDPEVLYEKSVKYQ, encoded by the coding sequence ATGTATTTAGCTATTACAGATGTAAAGCCTTTAAGTGATTATCAATTACTTTTAACTTTTGAGAATGGTGAAAAAAGAATATTTGATATGAAGCCTTACCTCAATAAGGGTATCTTTAAAGAGTTAAAGGATAAGGAAAAATTTAGGTCTGTTAGAGTGAGTTTTGATAGTATTGAATGGAGTAATCAAGCCGATATTGATCCAGAAGTACTCTATGAAAAGAGTGTAAAATATCAATAG
- a CDS encoding DUF4160 domain-containing protein, with protein sequence MEFSLTRSKKPEFKISFYYKFSFLESICDIIKIYMILNIKKDDIMPTISMFYGIIIRMFCAPQEHNPPHFHAYYGEYKAIIDINTCELTEGNLPSKQLKLVLAWAELRQEELLANWSLAMNSELPFKIDPLK encoded by the coding sequence ATGGAATTTAGTCTTACACGCTCTAAAAAACCAGAATTTAAAATTTCATTTTACTATAAATTTTCTTTCTTAGAATCGATTTGTGATATAATAAAGATATATATGATATTGAATATAAAAAAGGATGATATTATGCCAACTATAAGTATGTTTTATGGAATAATAATTAGGATGTTTTGTGCTCCACAAGAGCATAACCCACCACATTTTCATGCATACTACGGAGAGTATAAAGCTATAATTGACATAAACACGTGTGAATTAACGGAAGGGAATCTTCCAAGTAAACAATTGAAGCTTGTTTTAGCATGGGCAGAGTTAAGGCAGGAAGAATTACTAGCAAACTGGAGCCTAGCAATGAATAGTGAACTTCCTTTTAAAATTGATCCACTAAAATAA